The region TTCGCGGCGAGGAGCTTGCCGGCGAGGGGGAGGTGTTCGCCTGCGGCGAGGCGGGCGTCGATGGCCTGGGCTTCCTTCTCGACCTGTGCCTGGGGGCGGAGGTCGATCCAGATCTCGGGTCGGTCGACGGTTTCGATGCGGGCGTAGGCCAGGCGGACTCGGGTGACGGCGGACATGGGTTGCTCCTTGTTCTATGGCTGCCGGCCGGTGGGTGGCCTGTGCCCACCCGTTCCGCCCATGGGGGTGCCCCCTGTTCGAGCGGAGCCGAGTACTTGAGGGAGGAACGCCTGCCCACAGGCCACCGGCGTGTTTTCAGCTCGCGGGTGCCAGGACCAGCAGTGCTGTGCCCGCTTCCACCTGGGCGCCGGGCTTGGTGAGGACTTGTTGGACCACTCCGTCCATCGGGGCGGGCACCCTGGACTCCATCTTCATCGCCTCCAACGCCAGCAGGGGCTGGCCGGTCGTCACCCGGTCGCCCGGCTTGACGTTCAGCTGCCACACGGAGGCCGCGAACTCGGCCTCGATCAGGCGGCCGCCCGCGGGGACGGTCACCTCGGCGGTGGGTGCCGCGGGTGCCGACGCGGCGTCCGCCCGGTCGAACTCGCCGGCCGCCTCCCAGGCGTCGCGCTCGGCGGAGAACGCGGTGCCCTGCCTGGCCCGGAACTCCGCGATGGATGCGGAGTGGTCGGCGAGGAAGGCCTGGTACTCGGCGAGTGAGAAGACGCCCTCCTCGATCCGGGGCACGAAGCGGCCCGAGATGATGTCGGCGCGCAGGTCGAGGAGTTCGTCGGGCTCGACGGCGTACCACTTGATGCGGTCGAAGAAGCGCAGCAGCCAGGGAGAACCCGGCTCGAACGCACCGCGCTGCTGCCACCCCGACCACACCTGGGTCGTACGGCCGACGAACTGGTAGCCGCCGGGGCCCTCCATGCCGTAGACGCACAGGTAGGCGCCGCCGATGCCGACCGAGTTCTCGGCGGTCCAGGTGCGTGCCGGGTTGTACTTGGTGGTCACCAGGCGGTGGCGCGGGTCCAGCGGGGTGGCCACCGGTGCGCCGAGGTAGACGTCGCCCAGACCCAGGACGAGGTACTCCGCGTCGAACACCGTGCGGTACACGTCGTCCACCGAGTCCAGGCCGTTCACGCGGCGGATGAACTCGATGTTCCACGGGCACCAGGGCGCGTCGTCGCGGACGCCCGCCATGTAGCGGGCGATCGCCTCGCGGGTCGCCGGGTCGTCCCAGGAGAGGGGGAGGTGCACCGTGCGGGAGGGCACGACCAGTTGGTCGCTCGGCGGGAGTGTTCGGGCTATCTCCCGCACCGTGGTGAGGAGTTCGTGTTGCGGAAGCCTGCCGGGGTCCGTCTGGATCTGGAGGGAGCGGATGCCGGGGGTCAGGTCCGTGACGCCGTCGAGCGCGGCCTCGGTCACGGCCTCCATCAGCGCGTGGACCCGCATGCGCAGCGCCAGGTCCAGTTGCAGCGGTCCGAATTCGACCAGCAGGTTGTCGTCGCCGCTGCGGCGGAACGTCACGTCGCCGTCCCGTGCGAGCACCCCGCCGTCGACGATCGCGGCCCGCTGGGAGCCGTCGTCGGCCAGCGGTGCGAACCGCACGGTGTCACCGGGCCGGAACTGGCCGAGCTTCCAGCGTTCCGTACTGACGACCGTCGCCGGGCAGACGAAGCCGCCGAGCGAGGGGCCGTCCGGGCCGAGCAGCACCGGCATGTCGCCGGTGTAGTCGACGGCGCCGACCGAGTACGGCGTGTCGTGGATGTTGGACGGGTGCAGGCCCGCCTCGCCGCCGTCCGTGCGCGCCCAGCGGGGCTTCGGGCCGACCAGCCGTACGCCCGTGCGCGCCGAGTTGAAGTGGACCTTCCAGTCGGCGGCGTAGAAGTCGTGGATGTCGTCCTCGGTGAAGAACTCCGGTGCGGCGTGCGGGCCTTCGAGCGCGCCGACCCGCCAGCTGGAGGAGAACCCGGGGCGGTCGCCGACCGGTACCGGCGCCCCGTGATCCGTCGCCGAGCCGCCGTGCAGTACGTCGCCCGTCCTCAGGGTGCGGCCCCCGTGTCCGCCGAACCGGCCCAGCGTGAACGTGGCGGCGCTGCCGAGGAACGCCGGTACGTCCAGGCCCCCGCCGGCGAAGAGCACGTAGGTGCGCAGGCCGTGTTCGGTGGGGGAGCCGACCTCCAGCAGGGCCCCCGCCGGTACCGTCACCGGTTCCCACTGCGCGACCGCCGCGCCGTCCACGGTGACCCGCGCCGGTGCGCCCGTGACACAGACCGTCGTGGCGTGGGTGAAGCGCAGGGTCGGCCCCTGGAGAGTGCACTCCAGACCGGGTGCCCCCTCGTGGTTGCCGAGAGCGCGGTTGCCGAGCCGGAAGGAGAGGTCGTCCATCGGGCCGCAGGGGGGCACGCCCACCTGCCAGTAGCCGGTGCGGCCCGGCCAGTCCTGGACCGTGGTGAGGGTCCCGCCGGAGACGACCTCGATGCGCCGAGTGGGATCGGTGACTCGGGCCAGCGTCGCCGTCGAGTGCGTCGCCC is a window of Streptomyces mirabilis DNA encoding:
- a CDS encoding 5-oxoprolinase/urea amidolyase family protein encodes the protein MTFDTLLVANRGEIAVRIIRTARELGLRTVAVYSDADRSAPHVRLADEAVRLGPAPAKESYLDADLVLKAAKDTGAGAIHPGYGFLSEDAAFARRCEDAGIVFVGPTPEQLELFGAKHTARAAAEAAGVPLAPGTGLLPGLTEALEAAARIGYPVMLKATGGGGGIGMSACRSADELTEAWERVQRVAAASFSSAGVFLERLVERARHVEVQVFGDGRGRVVTFGDRDCSLQRRNQKVLEEAPAPGLPSTVRAQLASCARDLCAAVGYRSAGTVEFVYDAAREEAYFLEVNTRLQVEHPVTEEIYGVDLVAWMLRLARGESDVVRDPGAPRGHAVEARVYAEDPSRDHRPSAGLLTRVEFPGGVRVDGWVETGTEVTTSYDPMLAKVIAYGQDRAHALQRLDEALARTRVDGIETNLGLVRAALADPSFRRATHSTATLARVTDPTRRIEVVSGGTLTTVQDWPGRTGYWQVGVPPCGPMDDLSFRLGNRALGNHEGAPGLECTLQGPTLRFTHATTVCVTGAPARVTVDGAAVAQWEPVTVPAGALLEVGSPTEHGLRTYVLFAGGGLDVPAFLGSAATFTLGRFGGHGGRTLRTGDVLHGGSATDHGAPVPVGDRPGFSSSWRVGALEGPHAAPEFFTEDDIHDFYAADWKVHFNSARTGVRLVGPKPRWARTDGGEAGLHPSNIHDTPYSVGAVDYTGDMPVLLGPDGPSLGGFVCPATVVSTERWKLGQFRPGDTVRFAPLADDGSQRAAIVDGGVLARDGDVTFRRSGDDNLLVEFGPLQLDLALRMRVHALMEAVTEAALDGVTDLTPGIRSLQIQTDPGRLPQHELLTTVREIARTLPPSDQLVVPSRTVHLPLSWDDPATREAIARYMAGVRDDAPWCPWNIEFIRRVNGLDSVDDVYRTVFDAEYLVLGLGDVYLGAPVATPLDPRHRLVTTKYNPARTWTAENSVGIGGAYLCVYGMEGPGGYQFVGRTTQVWSGWQQRGAFEPGSPWLLRFFDRIKWYAVEPDELLDLRADIISGRFVPRIEEGVFSLAEYQAFLADHSASIAEFRARQGTAFSAERDAWEAAGEFDRADAASAPAAPTAEVTVPAGGRLIEAEFAASVWQLNVKPGDRVTTGQPLLALEAMKMESRVPAPMDGVVQQVLTKPGAQVEAGTALLVLAPAS